A portion of the Phycisphaerales bacterium genome contains these proteins:
- a CDS encoding GC-type dockerin domain-anchored protein: MKTGTNLTNRRAGSLADRAAGQPARRGMALGALVALAGSACPVGVLAGASVVMVAGQFARAQCGAEVLTQSTAPDVIQAGRAVWCGNLETNADTQIARGFVAPHDMTISCVTFGVTRNTGGEWPCHVRIATGAPTDLYASRTVLAEETVQIPAGTFEEFFTVEIPPVFLPEGTVFTVELDTPSRFPASGGDGALLSLGFNALGQSAPSYLRAPACGAELRFIDLVALGFPNSHAAMSLGTKSGYAVPTLGGFEITPIGDVVLSTEGGEVVAYGDGGLSIQLGDATMGAGANFRVLSTGDEVSPAVQVGFHGATTTDVLAFRNNPATSDEAVLDVLSDNPAFDRFRVRVFRNGELVGTLEDQASGTVRFADAGDGPIWDWIKGLFGGGGFEAHCNITKEYYESGAIKSTTQSYGASLGSALISPSGGGPGYVGDEITIEPMMATLAGEPPLSLSIVGDGVVGVAIDVDDLPPAVVIGQAETSVRSVGAETTTQVGVSMKAINTKGVNSGSMYATDLTGDGEADLRYVPGLAGEGESVRMELGGVESATISMDLTVADPFAACMVVCSFEVGPISIPTGKTVFDPWPIDPMFVAVAPDFTGVGDETYTFQVFDAAGTLVHEASGMRGIAGGTSRWPWKVGKLGGQTPCFAICYPDGTLLRLADGQEFDVHEVRALAEGAPPAGPLSALDIGVLGMDQVVLSNPVTVLPEIAEPCYADLDGDGVLTLFDFLAYQNLFATGSPVADCDEDGALTLFDFLCFQNAFAVGCP, from the coding sequence ATGAAGACGGGAACGAACCTGACGAACCGGCGGGCCGGTTCATTGGCGGATCGAGCAGCGGGCCAGCCCGCTCGGCGTGGTATGGCCCTGGGGGCCCTGGTCGCCCTGGCGGGGTCGGCGTGCCCGGTGGGCGTGCTGGCGGGGGCGTCGGTGGTCATGGTCGCCGGTCAGTTCGCCCGGGCCCAGTGCGGCGCCGAAGTGCTGACCCAGTCGACCGCGCCGGACGTCATTCAGGCCGGCCGGGCGGTGTGGTGCGGCAACCTTGAAACCAATGCCGATACGCAGATCGCCCGCGGCTTCGTGGCTCCGCACGACATGACCATCTCTTGCGTGACGTTCGGCGTCACGCGCAACACGGGCGGCGAGTGGCCCTGCCACGTACGCATCGCCACCGGCGCGCCCACCGATCTCTATGCCAGCCGCACGGTGCTGGCCGAGGAAACGGTGCAGATCCCCGCCGGCACATTCGAGGAGTTCTTCACGGTCGAGATTCCGCCGGTGTTCTTGCCCGAGGGCACGGTGTTCACGGTCGAACTGGATACGCCCTCACGGTTCCCGGCCTCGGGTGGCGATGGCGCGCTGCTGTCGCTGGGGTTCAACGCGCTCGGCCAATCGGCGCCGTCGTACCTGCGCGCACCGGCGTGCGGTGCCGAACTGCGGTTCATCGACCTTGTCGCCCTGGGCTTTCCCAACAGCCACGCGGCGATGTCGCTGGGCACCAAGAGCGGGTATGCCGTGCCAACGCTGGGAGGCTTCGAGATCACGCCGATCGGAGACGTGGTGCTGAGTACCGAGGGAGGCGAGGTCGTCGCGTACGGCGATGGCGGGCTTTCGATTCAGTTGGGTGACGCGACCATGGGCGCGGGCGCCAACTTCCGCGTGCTCTCGACGGGCGACGAGGTGTCGCCAGCCGTGCAGGTCGGTTTCCACGGCGCAACGACGACCGACGTACTCGCATTCCGCAACAACCCCGCCACGTCGGATGAAGCCGTCCTGGACGTCCTGTCGGACAACCCTGCATTCGACCGGTTCCGCGTTCGCGTGTTCCGAAACGGCGAGCTCGTCGGAACGCTGGAAGACCAGGCCTCGGGCACGGTGCGATTCGCTGATGCAGGCGATGGTCCCATCTGGGACTGGATCAAGGGGCTGTTCGGCGGCGGGGGCTTCGAGGCCCACTGCAACATCACCAAGGAGTATTACGAGAGTGGGGCCATCAAGAGCACGACGCAGTCGTACGGTGCATCGCTCGGCTCGGCGCTGATCTCGCCCAGCGGCGGCGGGCCCGGCTACGTCGGCGATGAGATCACGATCGAACCCATGATGGCAACGCTTGCCGGAGAGCCACCGCTGTCGCTAAGTATCGTGGGCGACGGCGTCGTGGGCGTGGCGATCGACGTTGACGACCTGCCGCCCGCGGTGGTCATCGGCCAGGCCGAAACGAGCGTTCGCAGCGTCGGCGCCGAGACCACCACCCAGGTGGGGGTCTCCATGAAGGCCATCAACACCAAGGGCGTGAACTCGGGCTCCATGTACGCCACCGATCTGACGGGCGACGGCGAGGCCGACCTTCGCTACGTACCCGGGCTCGCAGGCGAGGGCGAGAGCGTGCGTATGGAACTGGGCGGCGTCGAGTCGGCAACGATCAGCATGGACCTGACGGTGGCCGATCCGTTCGCGGCGTGCATGGTGGTGTGCTCGTTCGAGGTGGGGCCGATCAGCATTCCCACGGGCAAGACGGTCTTCGATCCGTGGCCGATCGATCCGATGTTCGTTGCCGTGGCGCCAGACTTCACGGGCGTGGGCGACGAGACGTACACGTTCCAGGTCTTCGACGCCGCCGGTACGTTGGTGCACGAAGCCTCTGGCATGCGGGGCATCGCGGGCGGCACGTCACGCTGGCCCTGGAAGGTCGGCAAGCTGGGCGGCCAGACTCCGTGCTTTGCGATCTGCTATCCCGATGGAACGCTGCTCCGCTTGGCCGACGGGCAGGAGTTCGACGTGCACGAAGTTCGTGCGCTGGCCGAAGGTGCGCCGCCCGCAGGCCCGCTCAGTGCGCTCGACATCGGCGTCCTGGGCATGGACCAGGTCGTCTTGTCAAACCCGGTGACGGTCCTGCCAGAGATTGCTGAGCCGTGCTATGCCGACCTCGACGGCGATGGCGTGCTGACGTTGTTCGACTTCCTGGCGTACCAGAACCTGTTCGCGACCGGGTCGCCGGTGGCAGACTGCGACGAAGACGGTGCGCTGACGCTGTTTGACTTCCTGTGCTTCCAGAACGCATTCGCGGTCGGTTGCCCGTGA